A window of Halichoerus grypus chromosome 15, mHalGry1.hap1.1, whole genome shotgun sequence genomic DNA:
GAGGGGCCGGGCCGGGCAGCCAGAGCCTGTGTTGAGCTTCTGTGTTGCAGGACTCTCAGTGAATGTGACGTTACTAgggctatgtgtgtgtgtccctaaGGCTATGTCATGTGAATGGGGTGGGAGccggggggtgaggggaggcgTTGCTAGGCAGGGTCTGGCTGCCCTGAGTCTACACAGGGTGCAGGGTCCCTGGTGTGCTGGGGAGCGGGCTTCTCGAGAAAACCAGCTTTGGGACCCCCACGCCTTCCcccacgtgtgcacacacagccTCCAGGGCACCCTGGGCTTGCAAGAGGAAAGGCAGGAGGGCTGTCCAGAGCTCCTCTTACCCCCttgctccccttcctcctcccccagcccccaggagggCCTGGGCCAGGCCGCTGGGAAGGGCAACAGGAGCTGAGTCTGGAGCCCACCCCTGCCTTTAGTGTGGGCGCCTGGAAGCCATTAGGGGCCTGGGTGGCACCCGCCCTGCCCCTGCATGACAGGCTGGCGATTCCTGGAaggagcccccccccaccccactgagccccatgccaggcctGGCGGCTCCCAGAGGCACAGAGGACATGGCAGTGGCCCCCTCCCTGCCGCCCTGTCCGCTTAGGGGCGGCCAGAAGGGCCCAGCAGACGGAGCCCGGAGGGCCTTCCTACCACTCCCCATAACCAGAGACGCTATGGCGGGCGCCGGACAGGCACCCTGGgatttcctgcctcctcccctccccctcgggctctcacattgtttttcttttccaagagtTTCTCCTCGTGGAGCTGGGCCAGGaaaatggggagaggaggagtGTGAGTGCCcgtctgtgtgtttgtgtatgtccGTGTTTGTCTTAGGGATGAGTATCTGCATGTCTCTGTCTGTATCTGTCTGTGTGTTGGCCTGCGTGTGTCTCCGGGTGCATCtgtaactctctctctctccaggttaGCATCTCTGTGCATCCGTAGAGCTGTGGGTGCATATGGTCCATCTCTGAGGGTACGTGTGTCTGCCCATGTCTTCGtatctgtgtttgtgtgtctgcaGTTGGGTACGGGCGTGCAGAGATGTCTGTGAATGCAGATGGTATCTGGGCCAGCCACCTCACCACACGGGTGGGGAGACTGAGTCAGAGGGCATGCAGCCTGCCAGGGAGTTAGTGGTGTACGGAACCTACTTCCGTGTGGCCGTGTCTGGGTGTGCAGCTTGGTCTCTGCAGGTGTTATTGGCATTGAGACGTACAAGTTTGTATGTATGAAACTCTGGGTGGTGACAAGGCATCACCAAATACTCAAGTGTCCCCAGATTGgactattaaaatgcaaattcccagCCCCACGCCTGCTGACCATGAGtcggggcaggggaggaggggtgccCAGGAACTGCATTTTAAACAAGTGTCCACGTGAATCTGAAGGACCCCTTGATCAAATGCACTggtctccctcacccccaccccatcccacttctacaggtggagaaactgaggcccagaaaggggcAGTGGCATACATGAGGTCCGTGACAGAGATGAGCCTAGAACTGATGCCTGGTGGGGGCAATTAACAAACAGCCAACAGACTAGAGAACGGCAGTAGGGTCGCTGGACCACACTGACACGCTAATGGTCCTGACGCCCGTCCACGTGGTGGGAAAACCAGCCGTGCCCGCTGGGACAGGGAGGCGAGATAGGCAGAGCAGTGGAGGTGCCCTGGGTTGGCATTGCCCGGAGAGAAAAGGACAGGAGAGAGGCTGGGGCACCGAAGGCGTTGGCCAGGGCGAGAGTAGGGCCATGGAACGGGCGctgggcaaggggagaggggctggggtgggcggTGGGGACAGTGAACAAGTGGTGGGATCAGGGGCTGGAGCCCCTTTTGGGACCGGAGAAGTTTTGGAGTTGGACTCCTAGAGAGCGTGAGCTTGGCCTTGACACTAGAGAGCGTAGCAGCTATTGCTGATGACAAAGGGTGTGGCCACTGGTGTGATCCggttggcatttttattttttgacagagagagacacagcgagagagggaacacaagcagggggagtgggagagggagaagcaggcttcccgctgagcagggagcccgatgcggggctcaatcccaggaccctgggatcatgacacgagccgaaggccgacgcccaacggaatttttaaaaactccctctGGCTGCTGCAGTTCCAAATGGATTTGAAGAAGGCAcagcttgggcgcctgggtggctcagtcgttaagcgtctcccttcggctcaggtcatgatcctgggatcctgggatcgagccccgcatggggctccctgctcagtgggaagcctgcttctccctctgccctccccttgccGGGGGACAGGACAGGGAGACAGTGGCTAGGGTCGCCCAGGTGGTGGAAGATGATGGTGGTGGCCTACAGGTTAGTGGCAGCGTAGGAGGAAGGTGGCTAGCTCCTTGTGATGTGTGGCAGACAGACTGGACAGGACTTGGAGGTGGCGGGGGGGATGGGTGCAGATTCTAGAACGTCCTCCACAGCGTGAAGGGGTGAGGAAGTGCTCTTCTCCCAGAGGGGGCATCCAGAAGGAGAAGCCGGTTGTGGAGGGAATAGGAGAAGATGAGTTCCAGTTTGACGAGGCTGAGTCTGAGTTATCTGAGGAGCACCATGATAGAGGTGCACAGGGGTCTGGAGCATAGCCtgggctggagagagggagagccctTCCAGCCTCttaggggcaggaaggagggggccACAGGCCTGGGGGCAGGACCTGGAGGGCACGCCCATCTGATGGCTTCCCTTTTCCTGGGAACTCTGACATGAGATCACCTGCTGAGAGTGAGGGGttagaggtgggaggagggtggagaggggacagagagggTTGGCCGTGCGGTGTTGGGAGCAGTCGGTGTTGAGGCACTTGGCTGTGGAGCGGATGAGGGCCCCACCAGCGGGGCATAACAGGGGAAGGGCTGCCCATCAgggcagaggggcctggggggagggtCTGTGGGAGAGGCTAAGCCgaatggggaagggagagcatGAGGGGCATGACGTCCCAATGGGCTGCTGGAGGGGGTCAGGGTAAGACCACCATGGAGAGAGAGGGTGACAGgttggggacagagaggagaaggaCATGTgtctcactttttaattttttatttttattttttaaagattttatttatttatttgagagagagaatgagatagagagagcatgagaggggggagggtcagagggagaagcagactccctgccgagcagggagcccggtgcggcactcgatcccgggactccaggatcatgacctgagccgaaggcagtcgcttaaccaactgagccacccaggcgcccaactgagccacccaggcgccctctcactTCTTTTTAAAGTGCTGTGGCCCAGAATAGCAGGGCCCAGCAGTGGGACCTCTCACCACTGCCTCACCCCCGCCATTTAGACTCTGGCTTATTTCCATCCTAACACCAGAGCACCCCCACCTTACCCTGTACCTGGAATCAAATCTGGGCttcaacctttctgagcctcgaCTTTCCTCTGGAGTAAATGGGAGCCGTTTCCCTGGAGTCTACtgagaagaataaatgagatagtTCACATAAGACCATGGGCATGGCACCTGGCCTGCAGTCAGACTTCCACAAATGTCATTGCCATTGGTATCATATGCTGGGACGGAGACAGTGGCCAAGAGCCAGCCCCAGTCCTCAGCAAACTCACAGCCTGGGGTGAGGACGGGGAGCAGGGGGGGGACACAGATAAATGGTAGGTGAGATTGATTACACTAGTGATGGAGACACAGGTGGGCTGGGCCACCTGGCCTGAGGCGGTCCTGGAGGACTTCTAGGAGGAGGTGATAAGTCAGATAAGTTTTAAGCCTGAGAAGAGTTAGCCCAGtgcaggaagaggcagggaaggcagTCCTGGCAGTCAGTGTGCAAGCATGCTGCACTTGGGGTAGAGATGGGGAGTAGTACAAGTCATTCACTGGGTGACATGGGACTTGAAGGTCAGGGACAGCAGATCAAGGTTTCAGATCAGCTGCCTTGGCTGCAGGGTGAAAGGACCTTGCAGGAGGGTGTCTGGAGGCCAGTGAGGAAGCAGTTACAGGCCCAGGCTCACCACTACAGCCTCAATGGGGCTTTTCGGGGCCAGACCGTTTCTCTCCTCCCGCTTTTGCCCTTGCTGTTTCCGCTGCCCGTTCTGCCTTTCCCATGGCTGAGCTTATGGGTATGGACAGATGGGGGCCACGGCCTACTAACGGTTGTGTTCTCCCACAGGTCCGAGGAGGAGCGGTGGGGAGCGGTGGCCAGCATGCACAGGGGTCTCGCGTGCTCCGGACATCCCCCGTGCCGCCCCTGAGTCCCGCCCGGAGTTGGAACCCGGGGCCCGCCCGCGCGGCCGCACCATGAGCCACGGGCCCAGCCCCCGGCTGGCCGAGTCCCCGCAGCTGTCCAAGGGCAGCCTCCTGACCATCCTGGGCAGCCCGTCGCCGGAGCGCATGGGGCCGGCCGACTCGCTGCCGCCCACGCCGCCCAGCGGCACGCCCTCGCCGGGGCCGCCGCCCGCACTGCCGCTGCCGCCGGCGCCCGCGCTGCTGGCCGACGGGGACTGGGAGAGCCGCGAGGAGCTGCGGCTGCGGGAGCTGGAGGAGGCGCGCGCGCGGGCGGCGCAGATGGAGAAGACCATGCGCTGGTGGTCGGACTGCACGGCCAACTGGCGCGAGAAGTGGAGCAAGGTGCGCGCCGAGCGCAACCGCGCGCGCGAGGAGGTGCGCCAGCTGCGCCAGCGCCTCGACGCGCTCACCAAGGAGCTGGCCGGCGCGCGGCGCGAACGCCAGGAGGCGCAGGGCGAGTGCGAGGCGCGGGGCCGCGAGCTGGCGCGGCTGCGGGGCGCCCGGGGGGCCGCCGACCGCACGCCCGACGGGCCGGAGCCCGAGCCCGACAGGGAGCAGGAGCCGGTGCGCGACGTCGGGTGCGAAGTGCCCCAGGGCAGCCAGGTGCGCGGCGCggctggggctgtggggctggctAGGAGGCGGGCTCCTGGGCAGGGCCCTTGGCGCTGGGGTCCAGAAGGGGGTGCGGCGGGACTGAGGAAGGGGGATAGGAAGGGCTTGGTCCCCTGGGAAGTTTCACTCTCCTGCGCGGGCCTCTGCTTCGCGGGGCCTGAGGACGGCGTTCTTCCGGAGAGGCCTGGCATCTGGTGGTCCTTCCACTCCCGCACCTGAGCCGTCAACAGAACCTTAAAATCGTCCCTTTGGGGCAGAAGCGGGATCGAAGCTCGTGCCTGGTAGGCACCTATTAGCAGCAGAGCCGAATCTATTCATTCGTTCAActtgaatggggggggggggtgtaggggGTAAACATTTATAACCCGCATCAGTCAAAGCTGAGAGGTGGGAGGTTGTCAGGGCACGAGGAGCACAGAGAAAGTCCCTGAACCAGGCTTTGCAGATGGGGCTTCCCAGAAGCTTTCCTGGAGGAGGTCCCGTTTCAGCGGAGACTAGGAGGTTATGGAGGAATTCTCTGTGAAATGTGCAGGCATGCAAAAGCCCAGAGGCTTTTCTAGGCATGCAAAAGCCCAGAGGCCGGGAATGACAGCTCCCATCATTCTGTGGGCACCTGCAGACCGCGCTAAACTCCGCATATGCAGGATCTAGTTAATTCTCACAATCCCAAGAGGGGTTTGCTTTGTGGATGAGCACACTGAAGCACAGGGAGATTAAGTACCAATGTCTCCCAGCTGGTGACTGCAGTGCTGGGTAGTTGAACCCAGGTGAACTCCGGAGTCCGTGGTAATATTACATCAGTGAGGCTGGAGCgtgagtggtgggggtggagggcagcatCCCCCAATCCAGCAGGCCTTCTAGGAGCAGAGTCCAGGCTCAGGTTCCTCCCAGCTCCATCCCCAGATGGTCCAGCTCCCGCAGCTAAGATTCTTggctgccctctcccctcccttgccCAGCTCCTGCCACCCCTCTAGGCTAGGGTGGGCACTGCTGCCTCCTGGTGGCTGAAGCCCCCACGTCCCCAGGCCTGCCTGGTGTTTGGAGGTGGCGTTCCTTCATTGCTGTTCTTTGGGGCAGACGACGACAGCCCCTGTCAGCCAGCCTCGTGGTGCTATTCTTGTCCTGTCCTTGCTGTGGTTGTCAGTCACACTTCAGGAGGTAGCAGGTACCGTGGCAGGAGCCTTGAGGTTACAGTCAGTTTTTTCTCCAGCCCAGACACTTCTGTGTTCTGTGACCCAGAACCagtcccttccctccctgttTCCCCATTTGTGCAATAAGGCTTTGGACTGAGTGACGTTTGAGGCCCCCACCCAGACAGTCTGAGATACATTAGGAGTAGAATCTCTGTCCACAGGTAGTTCTCAGGGCCACTGTCCCCAtccagatagggaaactgagggccagaCAGGGAAGGAGCTGGCCTGGACTCCTCTAGAAAGGTCACGGGGGAAGCCAGGCTGGGACAGAGGCCATGGATGTCTCAGGTCTGTGGTCAGAGGCAGGCCTTGGGTGCAGCAGGGGCAGTCCGGAGGGGCAAAGGGGAATGGAAGCTCAGGGGATAGGCACTGAGTTAACAGTCTCTCACTACTTTCTGTCTGGGAGCTGGTTCTGCTCACAGGGGCTGCCTTCCTGTGCATCTTTTATGTCACTTACTTCCTGGTGCCTTAGTGTTTGCACCTGAAGAATGGGATCTTAGAGCTGGAATTCCTTTTGGGGGAATCTAGTTCTTATCCATTGTGGGAGTCCCTGCTTCTACATGCCGTTCGCATCAGTGTCCCACCATATGCTTGCACACTTCCGATGACAGGGAGGCTCACCACCTGCCCTGGGAAATCTTCTAAGATACAGGGAACTGTAGTAGCTGACTCTGTGTGCAGTTCCAGGAGGTGAAGGGGAGAGGCCCAGAAGAGGGggtgtctctccctctccaaggATGGAGAGGCAGGCTCCAGAAGAGGATATTGGGGCCCAGAGGGCtgtgtgacttgcccaaggttacccaCCAAGCCGATCCCAGACCCAGGGCCTGGGAAAGGCCATGAGGTCGGCCAAGAGAGTGAGGGCTCAGCAGCCACTGGTCCTTCCTCCACCTTGGTCCGTACAGGAGCTGGAGCTGGTGGAGAGCCTGCTGAAGAGCAGACCAGAGGAGCCTGAGGGCTGCTGGGAGGCACGCAGCGTGGGGGCCGGGGGCCCACGGGGCAGCTCAGGCCGCCAAGAGCGCAGCCGGCTGCCCTGGGAGGACACGGCCACCATCGAGGAGGATGCATCCAAGTTGACCGCCCTGCGGCTGCGGCTAGATGAGTCCCAGAAGGTGCTGCTCAAGGAGCGAGAGTAAGTCCCGGCAGGGAAGCAGGGCCCCGGGGGCGGGCCGGGCCACGCCAGGGCACCCTCAGAATCGCACAAAGTCAGCGTCGTGGAATGTGAGACTCGCTGAAGGTGCGTGGCACTATTTAGGCTTGAGTCTTGGAACTTTAGAGCAGTGTGTCCTAACTGGGGCACTCCACgcaagttttgttttattaattcaaataacATGTATCATGCATTTGCTCTGGGTCAGACCTGTGCTCGGCAGTGAAGATATAGCCGTAAATGAGCCCAaaccctccccactccccgcctCATGGAGCTTATGTGCTAGTGGGGAGACTGTGTCATGGGCAAAGGTACGAGCAGGGAAGGAGGGTCAGGGAGGTTGAGGGGTTGCAGATGGGAATCGGGTTTGGCCCAGCTGAAATGGAGATGACAGGGAGGCAGTTGCGTATGTGAATGAGTCTGGAGTTCACGAGGCAGATGTGGGCTGGAGGTAAAAACGCAAGAGTCAGCAGGGAATAAGTGATTTCAAAAGCCGTGAGCTGGGTGAGGGAGGTCAGAGGATGGAGCCCTGGGGCCCTCCGACTTTAGAGATCAGAGGAAGAGCCCAGCGGCGAGGAGACAGGAGAAGCGGGTCCGGGAAGGCTCAGGGAAACCAGCAGCACCTGTTTCACAGAGGAGGGAGTGAACAGCTGGTCAAGGAAGAAGAGGACTAAGCGCTCACCCAGGACTTAGAGTGTGGAGGTCACCGGTGACCTTGATCAGGGCACAGGCCTGATTATAATGAACATTCTGTAACACTCCCTTTCTGTCCAGAAATTAAATGCATAGATAgtatgaaggcagagatcagggggATGCTTCTATAAGTCAAGGAGAACCAGAGATGGCCCGCAAACTCCCAGAAGCAAGGGGACAGATTCCTTCTCATGGGCCTCAAACAGAGccaaccctgccgacaccttgatcttggacttctgcctccagaactgtgagaccataaatttctgtttaagcaAGATGGACAAATAGCAGCCTGTTTCACTAACTGAAATATAAAGCAGGAATGTAAGCatagtataatatacatattgtgacatggacgtgctcaggCCCGGCTCCACTAGAGGAAATAACGAAGtgcagttgatccttgaacaatatGGGGGTCAGGGGCACTGACACTCCCCgcccccatgcagttgaaaatctgacTCCCCAGATTTGATCCCCCAAAACGTAATTCGTTGACCAGAGCTTTACCGATaatataaacagtcgattaacatgTGTTTTGTACGTTCTATGTATTACGTGTTGTATTCTTACGATAAAggaagctagaggaaagaaaacattaagaaaaagggaggaaaatacAATACTGTACCGTATTTATCAAAACGACCTGCGTGTAAGTGGATCCATGCGGTTGAAACCCAGGGTGTTCAAGGGGCAGAGGTAATCAGAATCGGGTGCCTTTACGAAGAAGGGTAGTGATAACCCTCCCAGCCAATACTTACATAGCACGTACTCTGAGTCAGGCTTTGTGTGGATGGGCTCAGTTAAGTCACCTCCCTGGACAGCTACAAAAACAGCAGGTGCAAGTGTGTGGGGTCCGCAACTCAGATACACAAGCGCCGTCGAGGTGGCGACGAGATTTCCTGAGAGAGGAACAGCCTTTGGTAAAGTTCTGAGCCAAGCATAGCGCACCGTTCTTTCAATTTATACAGCGATCTGTTCCTGGGGAGACGCTGTGAGTACAAAAGATACTTTCTGCTGATGTGTGAATCAGAGGGAGGGTCTAGGCTCAGATGGTTTGCACACCTGGGGGTGTCTGGCAGGGCATGCACGCATTACAGGGGATGCGGGATCAGTCCTGGAGGGTGGGATGGCCCTGGGCCTTCAGTGCAGGACATAGGCACCCCTTGTCCCTGCCCACCGAGTGACCGGGTCATGCAGGGTTACCAGAAATGCCTCCTAGAGGGTGGTACTGTCTCCTGAGAAGCCCACGTTAGAGGTGGGAGATGTCAGGCTCCCCGAGAGGGAGGCTGGTCGGCGGGGGGTCACGAGGCACAGCATGCTGAAGAGTGAGGATAacgttgagcacctactgtgtgctggggcCAGGCCCCGTGCTCATTACCCACAGCATCTCACTCATGCACGGAGCAGAGTGCAGAGTGGGGATCGTGGGAGATATTCCCCACCCAGTGAGGACGACGAGAGGTGACCCCTCCATCTGAGACCCAGTGGACAGTGTTTTCCAGCTTTTCTGACCCCAGAACCATGTGTTCAAACCAAGCCTTACAGGCAACAACCatacataaaacagaaacagGGGTCATATTGGGCAGTTGAGCCTGAGACACTTGACCAGGCATGGTCAGTGCCCTGGAGTCCTGGTCACCTGCCCACATCGTGAGCTGGGCGCCTGCAGTGGTGCAGAAGGTGGGGAGTAGAGCTCTTTGCAAAAGGAGTGCAAACtccgggcgggggggggaggtggtTGGTGCCAGGGCCTTGAATGCCGAGGCAAGGACTTCGGACACCGGCTTCCCAGGTGCAGGCCGCACAGGACTCTCAGCAGAGGGCCTCGGTGGGCTCACCCCCgtgtctgcctctcctcctcctctctccagggATAAACTGGCACTGAGCAGGAACATTGAGAAGCTGGAGGGGGAGCTGAGCCAGTGGAAGATCAAGTATGAGGAGCTGAACAAGACCAAGCAGGAGATGCTCAAGCAGGTGAGTCTTGGAGACGGCGGTCTTCTTAGAGGAAGCAGCATTACACTGTTGAATTTCAGcggtgggagtgggagaaaggagggagtTCAGTCATTCCTCATCAAATGCCGGCCACGCTCCATCCGCTGTTCTGAGTGCTGGCGGAGGCAGGGTCCCTGGCTTCGGGAGCTCACCTTGTGGGGGCTACGGGGTGGGGCACAGGGAGTACCAACAGTAAGCAGCCAGATAAATCCATAAGCTCTGAAGGAGTCGGACAGAATAAGAGAGGTGGTGGTGGGTCAAGAATGgcacctctaaaaaaaataaaataataaagtagtaagtagataaataaaattaaaattaaaaaaaaaggaagaatggccTCTCtgggaaggtgacatttgaggcAAGACCTAAAGAAGCTGTCCTTGAGAGGATATGGGGGCAGGGTTCCTGACAGAAGgcacagcacatgcaaaggtcctgaggccagAGTAAGCCTAGCATGTGCAGAAAGCagagggcagtgtggctggagggaagTGAGAGACGAGGTTCCAAGGGCCAGACCTCACCGGGCTTCGTAGACCACGCTGAAGGGGAGGAGTTGGGATGTAGCATTCATGGGGTCTAGAATGTTCTCCAGCTCACTGACGCTTCAGGGCAGTCAACGAAGCTGGACCCTGGGGTCCCCATTTTATAAAGGACAAAACTGAGGCTCCGGCGGGCCAAGAGGGAATTCCACCGCTGCAGTTTGGGGACTCAGGGCAGGCCGAGGTCCTGCTGGGTGGCCGCGACTGCCTCGTGTGCGGGCCCCTGTGGCCACCAGGGGGCGAGGCCACCCAGAGAAAGTCTGCTGGACCCGCTGCATTTGCAGAAGGTGCGAAGATCGCTCCAGACCCCAGAGCCTAAAACTGCCCTGGAAGCAACGAAGACTGTCTCATGGTAGAATCTCTCAGGGAATGTCCTAAAACCATCCGTCCCCGGAAGCAGCATCTTTGGGGGATGGGTCCAGGAATCTGCCTTTTTAATCTTTCCATATTATGAAGTGGAATCTTTTGCAGAAAAGTGAATAAAACATGAATGTTCAGTTTAGCAGATAGTCATAAAGATTCTCTTTTGTagctggcttctttccctcagtGTTACGGATTTGAGCTCCCCCGTGTCATTGCACAGAGTGACAGTTT
This region includes:
- the CCDC102A gene encoding coiled-coil domain-containing protein 102A yields the protein MSHGPSPRLAESPQLSKGSLLTILGSPSPERMGPADSLPPTPPSGTPSPGPPPALPLPPAPALLADGDWESREELRLRELEEARARAAQMEKTMRWWSDCTANWREKWSKVRAERNRAREEVRQLRQRLDALTKELAGARRERQEAQGECEARGRELARLRGARGAADRTPDGPEPEPDREQEPVRDVGCEVPQGSQELELVESLLKSRPEEPEGCWEARSVGAGGPRGSSGRQERSRLPWEDTATIEEDASKLTALRLRLDESQKVLLKEREDKLALSRNIEKLEGELSQWKIKYEELNKTKQEMLKQLSILKEAHQDELGRMSEDLEDELGARSSMDRKMAELRGEMERLQAENAAEWGRRERLETEKLGLERENKKLRVQVGDLEEALARRRRQTASALDCDLRASQAALFEKNKELADLKHVHGKLKKQFQEKVAELAHANRRVEQHEAEVKKLRLRVEELKKELAQAEDELDEAHNQARKLQRSLDEQTEQSENLQVQLEHLQSRLRRQQQNAPLFGKIRSARFGAEEAGDGASDLDEDEDLQIQVA